One Mya arenaria isolate MELC-2E11 chromosome 7, ASM2691426v1 genomic window carries:
- the LOC128240030 gene encoding 4-galactosyl-N-acetylglucosaminide 3-alpha-L-fucosyltransferase FUT6-like, producing MATKEKCKMMATRRWVLAIVFTTLLFHVFLITYKWSGIISNQASVRIRVHSPKATSVLGEAGMAYSPAADGTNSIDAITKDDLKHIKGKFSNTKSPFIDPKLNINTSEAFNLHNILWWNPPKWMNDWIEETDERRCSYTNCRVTTDRTTLKGSSAVVFSVANTGMGSRPPLTPNERNPNQAWIFYTLESPYNIVWKQEHKRTEWLNVFNWSWTYKPDSDIFHPYGILQTRDRPLQKNYSEVFRKKTKLAAWAVSHCGAVSERDRYVELVNNFSNHGDGSIVDIFGSCKGALSKPSENQFEKILDENYKFYLGFENSLCPDYITEKFFMNYKRDVITIVRGMGEYEKYFPKGSFLNTKYFPSPEDLAKFIVNLAADEERFIEYLKVKDRFSVEERRFMYQDAVCSICHKLNNIEEYRKTIVDFLDFLGTCVQPKDV from the exons ATGGCAACaaaggaaaaatgtaaaat GATGGCAACGCGAAGGTGGGTTTTGGCGATAGTCTTTACCACTCTACTGTTCCACGTGTTCTTGATCACCTACAAGTGGTCCGGAATTATTTCAAACCAGGCAAGTGTAAGGATACGAGTGCATTCGCCGAAAGCTACATCTGTACTCGGAGAGGCTGGAATGGCATATTCACCAGCCGCTGACGGTACTAATTCAATAGACGCAATCACGAAAGATGATCTCAAACATATTAAAGGCAAATTCTCTAACACGAAGTCTCCGTTTATTGATCCAAAGCTTAATATTAATACGTCTGAAGCATTCAATCTGCATAATATTTTATGGTGGAACCCACCTAAATGGATGAACGACTGGATTGAAGAAACAGACGAACGCCGGTGTTCATATACAAACTGTAGGGTAACTACGGACAGAACGACCCTTAAAGGAAGCAGTGCAGTGGTATTTTCGGTTGCCAATACAGGTATGGGGAGTCGACCCCCTCTCACCCCAAATGAGAGAAATCCAAACCAAGCTTGGATATTCTACACATTGGAGTCTCCCTATAATATTGTGTGGAAACAAGAACATAAACGCACCGAATGGTTGAACGTGTTTAACTGGTCTTGGACGTACAAACCGGATTCAGACATCTTCCATCCATATGGTATATTGCAGACAAGAGATAGGCCATTACAGAAAAACTATAGCGAAGTTTTCAGAAAGAAGACGAAACTAGCCGCTTGGGCGGTAAGCCATTGTGGTGCTGTAAGCGAAAGAGATAGATATGTTGAATTAGTAAATAACTTTTCAAATCACGGGGATGGGTCTATTGTTGACATATTCGGGTCATGTAAAGGAGCATTGTCTAAACCAAGTGAAAACCAGTTCGAGAAAATTCttgatgaaaattataaatTCTATCTCGGGTTCGAGAATTCATTATGCCCGGATTACATTACCGAAAAGTTCTTTATGAACTATAAACGAGACGTTATAACAATCGTCCGTGGTATGGGCGAGTATGAAAAATACTTTCCAAAAGGGTCTTTTCTCAACACAAAATACTTCCCGAGTCCGGAAGACTTAGCAAAATTCATAGTGAATCTCGCAGCGGACGAAGAAAGGTTCATTGAATACCTTAAGGTGAAAGACAGATTTTCTGTAGAAGAACGACGATTTATGTACCAAGACGCCGTATGTAGCATATGCCATAAACTCAACAACATTGAAGAATACAGAAAGacaattgttgattttttagattttcttGGAACATGTGTTCAACCAAAGGACGTATag